The Leptospira dzoumogneensis genome segment CAGGAAAAGTGAATATGGTTTGGGACGCCAAAAACCAGAAAAAGGTCATGGGACGTTTCGGTTGGAAGGCAAACGAGCCAAGTTTATTCCAGCAAAACCAAGGCGCTTTTTTAGGGGATATCGGGATCACAAGTCCTCTATTCTCTACGGATAATTGCCCAAGCACTCAGACACAATGTTTAGCCGCCGCTTCCGGGACGGAAGATCCTGAGATTACCGCATCTATCGCAGAGTCTGTGAATTTCTACACCAAGCTGGTCGCCGTTCCTGCCAGAAGAAATTTATCCGATCAGGATGTGATCGATGGAAAGGTATTATTCTCATCCATAAAATGTGACGCATGTCATAAACCTCTTGTTCTTACTGGAAATGTTCCGGGACTTCCTGAACTTTCTTACCAATACATCAAACCTTATACGGATCTACTACTGCATGATATGGGTCCAGATCTTGCCGATGGAAGACCGGACTTTGATGCTGACGGACAAGAATGGAGAACTCCTCCTCTTTGGGGCCTAGGTTTGATCCAGCAAGTAAACGGACATTTAAAACTTATGCATGATGGAAGAGCGAACGGGATAGAAGAAGCAATCCTATGGCATGGAGGAGAAGCCGATACCGCAAGGAACGGTTTCCAAAACCTATCTTCCACAGACAGGCAAAAACTGATCAAATTTTTGGAATCTTTATAGGAGAATCGACAATGAGATCCATATTATCTAATTCTTTATTTAGAAAAACTTTATACTTCATTTCAGCACTTTCCTTAGTTTCCTGCGGAGGCGGAGGCAAAGATCCTCTGCTCTTCTTGGCGGCCGGACCGGGAAGTTCCGCATTTTTGGAACATACGGGTAAATTTGTGATCATTCCTAGTCTAGAACAATTGACTACGGATACGGCAGCATTAGAAGCAGCGGCGATTACTTATACTTCTTCCGGAAACACTACAGAACCGAATCTACTCGCCCTGCAGACTGCTTGGGACCAGGTTAGAGTTTCCTTAAAAAAAGTAGAACCTTACTACTTTGGACCTGCTGGGAATCCGACTGAGTATTATACTAAGATGGACGGATTTATAAAATCCGGCGCAAGGCCAAGCAGCAACTTGGTAAATCAGATCATAACAGGCGTTGTGCCCTCTGTTTGTACTGCTACCAATACAACTCTTAATAAAACAAACCTAACAGCTTGCCCGCCCAAATATAAAGGGATCGAATCTCTTGAGATCCTACTTTTCGACTCCGATTTGAGTAGAACTACGATCGATTCAAATCCCAGTATCAATACTGCAAACGCGGACTCCAGTGCGCCCGGTCCGCGAAGAAGAGATTATATCTTAGCCCTCGCCCAGGTAATTAATCAAGACGCATTAGATTTATATAATAAATGGCTTCCTACGGGCGGAAATTTTCTGAACGAATATACCACCGGAACAGGGATCCAATTCCGTTCTCAGGGAGAAGCTTTCGATATTTATATCCAATCTCTCGGAAATTTAGTGAACCAAATCCAAGATAATAAACTCGGAAATGCAGCTTGTTTAAGTGTGTCTTGTTCCGGCGCCGGAAAATTACAAAAGCCTGATCCTGTATTTTTGGAAGCGATCTATTCAAGGGTTGCTTATAAAGATCTGAGAGATAATTTATTAGGTATAGAATTCGCTTATTTAGGAGATCCTGCGGACCCAAAGATCAGCTCTATGTCTAAATTAGTCAGAGCACAGAACTCTTCTTTGGATGATGATATCCAAGCTGAGATCACAAACTTTAAGAATATGCTTAATGCGAAGATCAGTGCTACTGCCGACCTTTATGCCGAGATCGATGCGGATGGAACCACTATGAACGGTACAAGTGTCACCACATATGTAAAACCGATCTGGGATCAGGCAAAGATCTTAAAGAACCTGATGACGATCGATGCGTTTTCCGTTTTAGGAGTTCCTAATCTTCCTTCTTCCAACGACGGGGACTGATCCTTTTATAAAATACTAATGTATATTGTTTGAGATAAAAACGATATATATTAGTATTCCATTCTGTCATCAAATTTGTCTTGCCAATTGCCCCGTTAGACTTTTCTCTATCGGACTATGTTTAGTTCTCTATTTCCATTAATCGCTTTTACCGCCTGGACCATTCTACTCGTACTCGTCGTAGTATCTTTTAGAACTGCACAAGTATTGGCAGGCACCAAAAAATCAAATGAGTTCCCTGCATGGATACAACACGGTTCCGATCTGTATTGGAGGATCCACAGAGCTCATTTAAACTGCGTAGAAGGTCTTCCAGTTTTTGCAGTTTTAGTTTTAACCTTTATACTTTCAGGATACCAAAACGATACTTTCGATCTTTTAGCTTGGATCGTATTCGGAGCAAGAGTGCTGCAAACAAGCGCTCATTTAAGCGGAGGCGGAGTTTGGAATGTGAACGTAAGATTTACCGGATTTATAATCCAATATCTTTGTTTCACTGCGATGTTAGTGATATTAGTACGTTCCATTCTATAATTTCAAAAAACCTCTTGACCGTCATGTACATCCGAGGTTAACCTTCGGAGATACATGGCCTCCAAGTTCGATTATCTACGCAAAAATCTTTATGCAATGGCGGAGCTGTGTTTGGAGCAGGTCCTGATCTTGGACGACGCGATCGAACAGGAAAATCCTGATCTTGCCAAACAAGTAATCGAAAGAGACGATCTGATCGATAGTTTGGAAAAACAAAACGATAACCTCTCTCAAAATGCGATCTTAGAAGCGATCGCAAACCGTAACTTACTCGGGATGGACCAAATCGATGGAGAAGTTATACTCAAAAAAGACCCGCTTAGATTTGCACTTTCTTCCATTCGTATCAACAGAAGTTTAGAAAGGATGGGAGACCAGATCGTAAACTGTGCCACCTGCTATAGAAGAGGACTTCTTCCTAAAGGATTTTTCAGACAGGAAGAAATTTTAGATAAGATGCTCTCAAGGGTTGTCACTCTTGTAGGGATGGCGGTAGAGTCCTTGGTAGAAGAGAAAAATAGATTTTATGGTTCGGTGCATACCGTAGAAGAAGAACTGAACAATCTATGTCATGCAGCATTCTTAAAGTTCGTGCTGGATCCTAGACTCGATAAAAACCAATTCGCAGATCTATATAGGATGATATTAGGGATAGAAAGAGCCGGAGACTATGCGGTAAACATCGCAGAAGAGTTGGTCCGACTAAATACGGGCATGGACATTCGCCATCTTTCCGATCCCGTTCAGGTCACCGAAAAAAGTAAAGCTTCCTGATCTATATTATAAAAATTGAATTATTGCTGAACACAAACCAAGGACTTAGTTACATTACAGAAATCAGGAGTCCCTGTAGATATTCCTCCTACAGTCGGATCCGAGTTCCCTGCAAAATTTCCTTGGAACGAACCTGAACTGGAAGTCCAGCCTTGGCATGTATTTGCAGTAGACCAATCCGTCTGCAGACCGGTCCAGTATCCTGCGGATGTCGCACTTATCCCACTTCCAGTACTAAAAGCGAATAAAGCATTCGCATCCGTTGCGAATGCTTTTACGAAAGTACCGCCTGCAAAATCTATATATTCTTTATTCGGCAGTAAAATCCAATCGATCTTAGAAGGCATTGCCCTTCTCCAAGTCCCTGCGACTGCAAAAGTTTTGTAAGTACCTGAAGGAAGTCCGCTGCCAAAGAGGTTATTCGCCTCATTCTGACAAACAAAGTCCCCCAAACCCCCAACGGCGAAATTTCCAGCATAAGAAACCGGAGTTGCAAATAAGAATTTATCATTATCCTTTTGTAATATAGAATAAGGTATAGTCTCCGAACTAGGAGTAAGAATGGAGATCACGATAGAATTGTCGGTAGAATCCGAATCATCCGACGCTCCCGTTATAGTCAAACTTTGAGGAATATTATAATTGGAGGGAGTAAATGTCATCGTTCCGGGAGAAATAGGAGCGATCGTAGAATTGCTTGTGGAAAAATTGTAAGTCACTGAAGTATCAGGTTTATGGACTAAAGAAATCGATAGGACTAAAGAGCCTCCTTCAGGCAGAGAATTTCCTCCGGTAATAATAAGCTCTTTATCGCATCCTGTGATAAAACAATTGATAATCGCATTTTCATAATATTCTTGTGTATTCGGGTCTCCGGGATTTTCGGATCTAATTGCGCAGGATGCCTGAAAAACCGAAAGGCAGATTGCAAAGAGTAAAGAGACCCGCTTTGTATACATAAAACTTAAACCGGATCCTTAAAACGAGAAGACTCCGCACCATTATTGGATCCAAAACCTTCTCCCTGTTCCAAATAACTCTCTAATTCTTCTTTTAGGCCGTGAGGGAGTTGAAGTCCGGAACTTTCTATCCTTTCGTTAT includes the following:
- a CDS encoding MAPEG family protein, with amino-acid sequence MFSSLFPLIAFTAWTILLVLVVVSFRTAQVLAGTKKSNEFPAWIQHGSDLYWRIHRAHLNCVEGLPVFAVLVLTFILSGYQNDTFDLLAWIVFGARVLQTSAHLSGGGVWNVNVRFTGFIIQYLCFTAMLVILVRSIL
- a CDS encoding DUF1554 domain-containing protein, producing MYTKRVSLLFAICLSVFQASCAIRSENPGDPNTQEYYENAIINCFITGCDKELIITGGNSLPEGGSLVLSISLVHKPDTSVTYNFSTSNSTIAPISPGTMTFTPSNYNIPQSLTITGASDDSDSTDNSIVISILTPSSETIPYSILQKDNDKFLFATPVSYAGNFAVGGLGDFVCQNEANNLFGSGLPSGTYKTFAVAGTWRRAMPSKIDWILLPNKEYIDFAGGTFVKAFATDANALFAFSTGSGISATSAGYWTGLQTDWSTANTCQGWTSSSGSFQGNFAGNSDPTVGGISTGTPDFCNVTKSLVCVQQ
- a CDS encoding phosphate signaling complex PhoU family protein; this translates as MASKFDYLRKNLYAMAELCLEQVLILDDAIEQENPDLAKQVIERDDLIDSLEKQNDNLSQNAILEAIANRNLLGMDQIDGEVILKKDPLRFALSSIRINRSLERMGDQIVNCATCYRRGLLPKGFFRQEEILDKMLSRVVTLVGMAVESLVEEKNRFYGSVHTVEEELNNLCHAAFLKFVLDPRLDKNQFADLYRMILGIERAGDYAVNIAEELVRLNTGMDIRHLSDPVQVTEKSKAS
- a CDS encoding imelysin family protein gives rise to the protein MRSILSNSLFRKTLYFISALSLVSCGGGGKDPLLFLAAGPGSSAFLEHTGKFVIIPSLEQLTTDTAALEAAAITYTSSGNTTEPNLLALQTAWDQVRVSLKKVEPYYFGPAGNPTEYYTKMDGFIKSGARPSSNLVNQIITGVVPSVCTATNTTLNKTNLTACPPKYKGIESLEILLFDSDLSRTTIDSNPSINTANADSSAPGPRRRDYILALAQVINQDALDLYNKWLPTGGNFLNEYTTGTGIQFRSQGEAFDIYIQSLGNLVNQIQDNKLGNAACLSVSCSGAGKLQKPDPVFLEAIYSRVAYKDLRDNLLGIEFAYLGDPADPKISSMSKLVRAQNSSLDDDIQAEITNFKNMLNAKISATADLYAEIDADGTTMNGTSVTTYVKPIWDQAKILKNLMTIDAFSVLGVPNLPSSNDGD